The Cucurbita pepo subsp. pepo cultivar mu-cu-16 chromosome LG08, ASM280686v2, whole genome shotgun sequence genome contains a region encoding:
- the LOC111799940 gene encoding RAN GTPase-activating protein 2-like, whose amino-acid sequence MDFVNTNLECRPLSIKLWPPSDNTRNMLVERMTSNLTSKSFFTQKYGTLSKEEATDESKRIEDIAFATANQNYENHPDGDGSAAVQLYAKECSRLLLEVLKRGPRVEADKEEVGSDITSPPRETFFDISKGRREFIEAEEAEELLNPLKEPGNSYTKICLSNRSFGLEAARVTEPILVSLKDQLKEVDLSDFIAGRTESEALEVMKLFSDALGGSVLRSLNLSNNALGEKGVRAFGSLLKSQTCLEELYLMNDGISKEAAQAVSELIPSTDKLRVLQFHNNMTGDEGALAIAEIVKCSPLLEDFRCSSSRIDSEGGVALCIALETCTNLKKLDLRDNMLGVEGGFALSKSLAYHVDLKELYLSYLNLEDEGAIAIANALKDTAPALEVLEMAGNDITTEAASVLAACIAKKSHLTSLNLAENELKDEGTILISKALEGHIKIKEVDMSTNLIRRAGARVLAQTMVQKPGFVLLNINGNFISDEGIDEVKDIFKKHPDMLGPLDENDPEGVDGNEDEDEDEDEDKDPVADENDEDELGSKLKNLEVDQET is encoded by the coding sequence ATGGACTTTGTAAACACAAATTTGGAATGTAGACCATTGTCGATCAAATTGTGGCCTCCTAGTGACAATACCCGGAATATGCTTGTGGAACGGATGACATCTAACCTTACCAGCAAATCCTTTTTCACCCAAAAGTATGGTACTCTAAGTAAGGAAGAGGCCACAGATGAGTCGAAGAGAATTGAAGACATTGCTTTTGCTACAGCTAATCAGAACTATGAAAACCACCCTGATGGTGATGGAAGTGCTGCTGTGCAACTTTATGCCAAGGAGTGTAGCAGGCTTCTTCTCGAGGTTCTTAAGAGGGGTCCTAGAGTCGAGGCAGACAAGGAGGAGGTTGGATCTGATATCACTAGTCCTCCACGTGAAACCTTTTTCGACATCTCGAAAGGTCGACGGGAGTTTATTGAGGCGGAGGAAGCTGAAGAACTACTAAATCCTTTGAAAGAGCCAGGGAATTCTTATACCAAGATATGTCTTAGCAACCGAAGCTTTGGTTTAGAAGCAGCTCGTGTTACTGAGCCCATTCTTGTATCCCTCAAGGATCAGTTAAAAGAAGTGGACCTCTCTGATTTTATTGCAGGAAGAACAGAGTCAGAAGCTCTAGAAGTCATGAAATTGTTCTCAGATGCTTTAGGAGGCAGCGTTTTGAGGTCTCTGAACCTCTCAAACAACGCCTTAGGTGAGAAAGGTGTTAGAGCTTTTGGCTCTCTCCTGAAATCACAGACTTGTTTAGAGGAGCTATACTTGATGAATGATGGCATTTCCAAGGAAGCTGCTCAGGCAGTGTCCGAGTTGATTCCTTCAACGGATAAGCTTAGAGTCcttcaatttcataataacATGACAGGCGATGAAGGTGCTCTCGCCATCGCTGAAATCGTGAAGTGTTCTCCTCTGTTGGAAGATTTCCGCTGCTCCTCTTCAAGGATAGACTCAGAAGGGGGAGTTGCCTTATGTATAGCACTCGAGACTTGTACCAACTTGAAGAAACTTGATCTTCGAGACAACATGCTCGGAGTGGAAGGTGGATTTGCTCTGAGCAAGTCCCTTGCATACCATGTAGATCTCAAGGAGTTGTATTTGAGCTACCTGAACTTGGAAGATGAAGGTGCAATTGCCATAGCTAATGCACTAAAGGACACAGCTCCTGCACTAGAAGTCTTGGAAATGGCTGGTAATGACATAACAACTGAAGCTGCTTCTGTATTAGCTGCTTGCATAGCTAAAAAATCCCATCTTACCAGCTTGAATCTGGCCGAGAATGAACTGAAGGATGAAGGAACTATCCTGATCAGTAAGGCACTAGAAGGTCacatcaaaataaaagaagttgATATGAGTACTAACTTAATAAGGCGGGCAGGGGCTCGGGTTTTAGCTCAGACTATGGTTCAGAAGCCTGGTTTTGTGCTGCTGAACATCAATGGAAATTTCATTTCTGATGAAGGCATTGATGAGGTGAAAGATATTTTCAAGAAACATCCGGATATGCTTGGGCCCTTGGATGAAAATGATCCTGAGGGGGTAGATGGCAATGAGGACGAGGACGAGGACGAGGATGAGGACAAGGATCCCGTAGCAGACGAGAACGATGAGGATGAATTGGGATCAAAACTAAAGAACCTTGAAGTTGATCAAGAGACCTAG
- the LOC111799942 gene encoding ARM REPEAT PROTEIN INTERACTING WITH ABF2-like, whose translation MELPKRVDQNLPERKGHKRKLEEEFEEERGISVPTGDAKRALLSEVSAQVEILNSTFSWKESDRAAAKRATHVLAELAKNEEVVNVIVEGGAVPALVKHLQAPPIVEGDRSLKPFEHEVEKGSAFALGLLAVKPEHQQLVVDIGALSHLVELLKRHREGSSRAVNSVIRRAADAITNLAHENSCIKTRVRMEGGIPPLVELLEFTDTKVQRAAAGALRTLAFKNDENKNQIVECNALPTLILMLRSEDAAIHYEAVGVIGNLVHSSPNIKREVLHAGALQPVIGLLSSCCSESQREAALLLGQFAATDSDCKIHIVQRGAVRPLIEMLQSPDVQLREMSAFALGRLAQETHNQAGIAHNGGLMPLLKLLDSKNGSLQHNAAFALYGLADNEDNVSDFIRVGGVQKLQDGEFIVQATKDCVAKTVKRLEEKIHGRVLNHLLHLMRVAEKAVQRRVSLALAHLCSPDDERTIFIDNNGLELLLGLLGSSSLKQQLDGAVALYKLANKAMTLSPVDAAPPSPTPQVYLGEQYVNNSTLSDVTFLVEGRRFHAHRICLLASSDAFRAMFDGGYREKDAKDIEIPNIRWEVFELMMRFVYTGSVDVSLDIAQDLLRAADQYLLEGLKRLCEYTIAQDISLENVASMYELSEAFNAISLRHTCILFILEQFDKLSAMPGHSHLIQRILPEIRNYFAKALTKPNLHGSRL comes from the exons ATGGAGCTTCCGAAGCGCGTAGATCAGAATCTTCCCGAGAGGAAAGGCCACAAGCGGAAACTGGAGGAGGAATTTGAGGAAGAACGGGGGATCTCTGTTCCTACTGGGGATGCCAAGCGAGCGTTACTCAGCGAGGTCAGTGCTCAAGTTGAAATTCTCAATTCCACTTTTTCATGGAAGGAATCCGATCGAGCTGCTGCTAAGCGAGCTACTCATGTTCTTGCGGAGCTTGCTAAAAACG AAGAGGTAGTGAACGTGATTGTGGAAGGTGGAGCAGTGCCGGCTTTAGTTAAGCATTTACAAGCACCGCCTATTGTTGAAGGTGATCGCAGTCTTAAGCCATTTGAACACGAGGTTGAGAAAGGAAGTGCTTTTGCGCTTGGACTACTGGCTGTAAAG CCAGAGCACCAGCAACTGGTTGTTGACATTGGTGCTTTGTCACACCTTGTTGAGCTATTGAAGAGACACAGGGAAGGTTCTTCTCGAGCTGTAAATAGTGTTATTCGTAGAGCTGCAGATGCTATTACAAATCTTGCCCATGAGAATAGTTGCATTAAAACACGGGTTAG GATGGAAGGTGGAATTCCTCCTCTTGTTGAATTGCTTGAATTTACGGACACAAAGGTACAAAGAGCTGCTGCTGGGGCATTACGAACACTGGCCTTTAAGAATGATGAGAACAAAAATCAG ATCGTTGAGTGCAATGCTCTCCCTACGCTCATTTTGATGCTTCGGTCAGAGGATGCTGCTATTCATTACGAAGCG GTTGGTGTTATTGGAAATCTGGTGCACTCATCCCCAAATATAAAGAGAGAAGTTCTCCATGCTGGAGCTTTGCAACCTGTTATTGGATTACTCAG TTCTTGCTGCTCTGAGAGCCAAAGGGAGGCAGCTTTATTACTTGGACAATTTGCGGCAACTGATTCAGATTGtaag ATTCACATTGTACAGAGGGGTGCTGTTCGACCCTTAATTGAGATGCTTCAATCACCTGATGTACAGCTACGAGAAATGTCAGCTTTTGCATTGGGTAGATTGGCACAG gaAACTCATAATCAAGCGGGTATTGCTCATAACGGTGGTCTAATGCCATTACTGAAGCTTCTTGATTCGAAAAATGGTTCTTTGCAACATAATGCAGCATTTGCTCTTTATGGTCTTGCGGATAATGAG GATAATGTATCTGATTTTATTAGAGTGGGAGGAGTTCAGAAGCTGCAAGATGGAGAATTTATAGTGCAA GCAACAAAAGATTGTGTAGCAAAGACAGTCAAGAGATTGGAGGAGAAAATACATGGAAGG GTCTTGAATCACTTGTTACATCTAATGCGTGTAGCTGAGAAGGCTGTGCAAAGACGAGTGTCTCTTGCTCTTGCTCATCTTTGTTCACCCGATGATGAGAGGACCATATTTATCGATAATAATG GTCTGGAGTTGCTTCTTGGCCTGCTTGGTTCTTCAAGTCTCAAGCAGCAGCTTGATGGTGCTGTTGCTCTGTACAAGCTGGCAAATAAAGCCATGACCCTTTCTCCTGTAGATGCCGCTCCGCCATCTCCAACACCACAG GTTTACCTTGGGGAGCAGTATGTGAACAATTCTACATTGTCTGATGTGACTTTTCTTGTTGAAG GAAGACGCTTCCATGCCCACAGAATTTGCTTGCTTGCTTCTTCAGATGCATTCCGTGCAATGTTTGATGGTGGCTATCGG GAAAAGGATGCAAAGGATATAGAAATTCCAAATATTAGATGGGAAGTTTTTGAGCTAATGATGAG ATTTGTTTACACTGGATCTGTGGATGTTTCGTTGGATATTGCACAAGATCTCCTGAGAGCTGCCGATCAGTATCTCTTGGAGGGACTTAAACGATTGTGCGAATATACCATTGCACAG GATATATCATTGGAAAATGTTGCAAGCATGTACGAACTTTCAGAAGCCTTTAATGCCATATCTTTGAGGCACACGTGCATCCTTTTTATCTTGGAACAATTTGATAAACTCAGCGCAATGCCAGG GCACTCTCATCTAATTCAGCGCATACTTCCCGAGATCCGCAACTATTTTGCAAAAGCCCTGACCAAGCCTAACCTCCATGGCTCACGGTTGTAG
- the LOC111799944 gene encoding probable membrane-associated kinase regulator 1 → MKMIEKPRDPIFKSTATVISPSPKNSFSSSSSSDFEFTVSISPRKSSTALCPADELFCNGHLLPLHSRRNSLVPTLLPSSSTSSSADSTTTTSRDSTGSSSTDHSRSSSQNDPNRPTSDDADLNLRTRQRHDKKCKQFSFARFSSVFRKEPKNNTGSSSTHGGESRPPRVKGIGSTAKEVIKKCFRKVQLKIGSKSCHSATAAAHTAESAKDSSLNPGKTEENGRVSLSFSGNLRYPRGRSSFLPSCPSSTRSSPSHSGVLRRGGVQSLSSVSGYGLSYSADMSSMEELHSAIQGAIAHCKNSLIQTKDTINPDEPSSC, encoded by the exons ATGAAGATGATCGAGAAACCCAGAGATCCGATTTTCAAATCCACCGCCACCGTAATCTCGCCGTCACCCAAAAAttccttctcttcctcctcctcctccgatTTCGAATTCACCGTCTCCATCTCCCCCCGGAAATCCTCCACCGCCCTTTGCCCCGCCGACGAACTCTTCTGCAACGGTCACCTTCTGCCTCTCCACTCCCGCCGGAACTCCCTCGTTCCAACCCTCCTCCCCTCCTCCAGCACTTCCTCCTCCGCCgactccaccaccaccacctcccGCGACTCCACCGGCAGCTCCTCCACCGATCACTCCCGCTCCTCCTCCCAAAACGACCCCAACCGCCCCACCTCCGACGACGCAGATCTTAATCTCAGAACCCGACAGCGTCACGACAAAAAGTGCAAGCAGTTTTCGTTTGCGAGATTCTCGTCCGTTTTCAGGAAGGAGCCGAAGAACAACACTGGTAGTAGTAGTACTCATGGTGGGGAATCCAGGCCGCCACGTGTCAAAGGGATTGGATCCACCGCTAAGGAAGTGATCAAGAAGTGCTTCAGAAAAGTCCAACTCAAAATTGGGTCCAAATCTTGCCACTCCGCAACGGCGGCGGCCCATACGGCGGAATCGGCGAAAGATAGCTCGTTAAATCCCGGCAAAACAGAGGAGAACGGCAGAGTTTCACTCTCATTTTCCGGGAACTTGag GTATCCACGTGGAAGAAGCAGCTTCCTACCGAGTTGTCCATCGTCGACCCGGTCATCACCGAGTCACTCCGGCGTGCTCCGGCGAGGAGGCGTACAGAGCTTGAGCTCTGTCAGTGGCTACGGATTGTCATACTCCGCCGACATGTCGTCTATGGAAGAACTCCACAGTGCAATTCAAGGCGCCATTGCCCATTGCAAGAACTCACTAATCCAAACCAAAGACACCATCAACCCCGACGAACCCTCCTCGTGCTGA